GCTCACCGAAGCGGTCCGCGAGATCGGCATGCTCCGTCACCACGAGCTCCGCGCCATGCAACTCGAGCGTCAGCTCGCGGAGCGCGACGCGACGATCCTCCGGCTCCAGCAGCAGCTCGCGGTCGGCGAGCGCCGCGCCGCCGAGCCGCTCGTCCACGTGCACGAGGTGCAGCAGTCTCTCGCGCTCGTGATCCCGGCGAGCGAAGAGCTCGACGCAGCGGACGCGGGTGACGACCTTCTGGCGGGCGCGCTCGACGAGTTCGAGGAGCGGCAGCTCGTCGACGACGCGGACCTCGCCTCGGACGATGACCTCGCCGCCGACGACGGCGACGTCGTCTCCGACGACTAGCCGAACGACGGCGAAGGACAGGTCGTCGGGGGGGTGCGGCGTCGAGTCGCGCCAAGACGACGCGCCCCGAGCGGTTCGTCTTGAAACGGTATGCCCTGCGGTTTAGCTTGGCGGGCACTCACGTCATGGCGTGAGGAGACGTTGCCGTCGCCGTCCCGCATGCGGCGCTACGCCGGCGTCGGTACCGAGGATCATCCCAGGGGAGGCCCGACCGATGGCGAAAACGCGCGTGCTTCTCGCCGATGACCACACCGTCGTCCGTCAGGGGCTGCGCAAGATCCTGGAGTCCGATCCGGAGATCGAAATCATCGGCGAGGTGGGCGATGGTCGCGGCGCCGTCGAGGCCGCGAAGCGGCTCAGGCCGACGGTCGTCGTCATCGACATCGGGCTCCCGGGTCCGAACGGCATCGAAGCGACGAGCCAGATCACGAAGGGTACCGAGGGGGTGAGCGTGCTCATCCTCTCGATGCACTCCGACGACGTGTACGTGCGTCAGGGCTTGAAGGCCGGTGCGAAAGGGTACCTCCTCAAGGACTCCGAGGATCTCGACCTCATCAAGGCCGTCAAGTCGCTCGCCCGCGGCGGTTCGTATTTCAGCCCCTCGGTCTCGAAGGTGTTGCTCGCGGGCTACCTGAACGAGCCGAACACGACGGCGGACGAGGACGCGCTCTCACGCCTCACGGGTCGCGAGCGCGAGGTGCTCCAGCTCATCTCCGAAGGCAAGACCAACAAGGAGATCGCGCGCATCCTCTCGCTCAGCATCAACACCGTCGAGAGTCATCGCAAGCACGTCATGGCCAAGCTCGACCTCCACAATACCGCGGAGATCGTTCGCTTCGCCGTCCGCAAGGGGATCGTCCAGTAACGCGGCCCGTCGGACGTGGTACGACAGGGCGCGCGCTTGTCGTTCGGCCGCCTGGACTCATCGGCCGCCGACGACCGCGCGAGTTCTCCCCCCGTGCGGCTCACTCGGGCGCGCCCTCTCGTCTCCCACCACCACCCCACCGCACCGCGCCGAGCACGCGGTGACTTCGTTGCGCGCGGTCAGCTTGCGTGCCGATTGCTCCAGCGCCAGCGCTCCCAGAAGGTTTCGCTACCCGCCGCCGCGTTCGCGGCGCCGACGCGCATGAAAGTGCGTACTTCCCAGGTGCCGTTGATCTTGCGCCCCGTGGCGAGCAACCGCTTCGCCGGCTTCCGCGTTCCCTCACCCGTCTTGTGCTGGCTCATCCGCCCCTCCTTGGGCTGCGCGTAGTCGTTGCCCGGGGGAATGAGCAGGATGCGGGCCACTCGCGGAAACCGCGATTTCTCATGCGAATTGCCGCAGCGGGACCCGTCGATCGTCCAATAATGTGCGGTTCGTGGCGATTTCTGTACGGCAGGTCGGGGAGCGGCCGCGCGCGGGCCCGGGAAGGACGGCTACCGCAGCAGGGTCAGCAGGCCGAGGAAGAAGAAGAAGCCGCAGCAGTCGGTGAAGGTCGTGAGTACGACGGCCGACGCGACCGCCGGGTCGATGCCGCACCACTTGAGCCCGAGCGGGATGGCCACGCCGACGAGTGCCGCGATGCAGAGGTTCCCGAGGATCGCGAGCGATACGACGAGGCCGATCAGCGGGACGCCTTTCCACAGGTAGGCGAAGATCGCCGCGATGATGCCGAGCGCGAGGCCGTTCAGCGCGCCCGTTATGAGCTCCTTCACGAGCACCCGCCGGGCGTTCATGAACGTGAGCTCGCCGAGCGCGAGCCCGCGTACCACCAGCGCGAGCGTCTGCACGCCCGCGTTGCCGCCGCTTCCGGCCACCATCGTCATGAAAGCGGCGGCGATCGCGAGGCTCTGGATCGTCCCCTCGAAGAACGCGACGACGCTCGCCGAGAGGAAGCAGGTGCCGAGGTTCACGATCAGCCAGGGGAGGCGGCGGCGGACCGAGTCGCGCACGGACTCGTGCACCGAGGCTTCGTTGCCGAGACCGGCGAGCCGGTAGATGTCCTCGGACGCTTCTTCCTCGATGACGTCGACGACGTCGTCGACGGTGATGCGCCCGGCGAGCCGGCCGGAGGCGTCGATGACGGGCAGTGACAGCAGATCGTACTTGCTGAAGAGCCCCGCGACCTCCTCTTGGTCCATCCCGGTGTGCGCGACGACCGGGTCCGCCTGCATGATGTTGCGGAGCGGAGTGCGCGGGTTCGCGAGGATCAGGAGGCGGAGCGGCAGCACGCCGATCAGCTTCTGCTGCGGGTCGACGACGAAGATGTTGTGGATGTCGGGAACGTCGGCGGCGCGGCGGCGCACGGCGTCGATCGCGTCGTCGACCGTCGCCTCGGCGGGCAGCGCGACGAACTCGCGCTGCATGATGCCGCCGGCCGACTCCTCGTCGTAGCGCAGGAGATCGCGGACGTCGGCGGACAGCCGGGGCGGGATCGCCCGCAGGAGACGCTCGACCTGGGCGCGAGGCAGCTCGGCGAGGAGGTCGGCGGCATCGTCGGACTCGAGGGCGGTGAGGAAGGCGCGCAGCCGGTGCTCCGGGAGCGTATCGAGGAGCGTCTCGCGGGACTGATCGCCGAGGAGGCTCAGCACGGCGGCCGCCTGCGCGGTGTCGAGGTGCGCGAAAAGACGCGCCCGGAGGTCGTCCTCCTCGAGCGCATCGAGCAGCTCCGCCGCGTCAGCGGGGTGCAGGCGCCGGAGCGCCTCCTGCACCTGGTCCTCGCGCCCCATCTCCGCGAGCATGACGAGGTGGTCGGTCGATTCGAGGTTCGTCATGAGTCGGCGGCTCGCGGCGGATCAATCCCCACCGCGTAGCACAGGACTCCGCAAGATACAGTGGCCGGCGGTCGCGAGCGCCGGGCGCCGCCGCCGGGCGTCCGCTTTCGGCTCAGTGCGAGGCGAAGAACGTTTCGAGCGCGGCGTTCACCGCGGCGGCGTTCTCGAGGGCCGGGCTGTGGCCGACGCCCGGGATCACCAGCAGCTCGGCCCCGATGCCGTCCGCGAGCTGGCGCGGGTGGTGCGCCGGGAAGATCTTGTCCTCGTCGCCGGCGAGCACCAGCGTCGGCGGTTGGATCCTGCCGAGCCGGTCGAGCGTGTCGTGCGCGAGGTCGGCGTCGACCTGGCGACAGAAGCCCTCCGCGTTCTGCGGGTGCGGCGCGCTCAGGAAGAGCCGGACCATCGGCTCGAGGCCGATCGCGTTGAGGAAGGTGTGGCCGACGCCGGTGAGGAGCATGGCTTCGAGGAAGGCGGCCGTGTCGAGCGTCGCGCGCAGGCGCTTCCATGTCCGGAAGAGGGCGCGCGTGTATTCGTCGTTGCGGGCCCAGCTGCCGATCAGCGTGAGCGTGCGGACGCGGTCGGGTGCGGCGAGGGCGAGCTCTTGGCCGATCGCGCCGCCGAGCGAGTGGCCGACGACGTGTGCGGCGGGGAGGTCGAGCGCCGCGAGCAGGCCGTCGACGTCCGCGGCCATGTCGCGCGGCGTGTACGCGGCGCTCGCCTGCGTGCTCTCGCCGGCGTCGCGGTTGTCGATCGTGATGCAGCGGTAGCGGTCGGAGAAGACGGCGACCTGCGGCCCCCACGCGGTGCGGTCGAGGCTGGTGCCGCTGATGAAGACGACCACCTCGCCGTCGCCCACCTCGTCGTAGGCGAGCTCGACGGCTCCGGTCCGGATGCGGGGCATGGCGCCGCTACGACGACGCGGGCGCGTCGGCCGGCGCTGCGGCCGGCAGCGGCCGCGCCCGGACCGCGTCGGCGACGGCCGGCACCGCCTTCATGATCATGTCGAGCCGGGCGGCCGCCGGGCCGACGACGCCCACCAGCACCCGCTCGTACTCGTCGAGCGCGGCCGCGAGGTCGACCTGCTTGTCGGGCTGGATGCCGTGCTCGTCGGGAGTGAGGGTCGCGTTGATGCGGTCGGCGATGCCCTCGAGCGTCTTGTCGTGTTCCTCGCCGATCGCGCGCCCGATGGCTTCGGCCCAGACGGTGTGGAAGGCGATCGTCGCGGGCACGTTGCGGCGCAGGCCCCCGCTCAGGTTGTAGAGACGATCCGCCAGGAGCGCCGGCGTCGGTGGGCGGCGGCGCGACACGAAGGCGTTCAGCTGCACCAGCCGGTCGTAGAGTTTGCCGTACCCCATGCGCTCGGCGACGATGCCGACGGCCTCGCGTATCTCTTGTCCGGTGGGATGCGCCATGCGGGAATCGAATGCGGGCGCTGTCTTTCCCGTTTCGATGCGCGTAGTCAAGCGCGCGACGGCGCTCCGCTTTCCACGCGCGGCGCCGTGCCGGCACCCGCCTCGCGGAGCGCTCGTCTCGCCGCGCGGGCGAGCGCGACGCTCACGGCCATCGTCGTGCCGAGGCCGAGCAGCGTCGCGGTCCAGTACACGGCGTTGCGCGGAGCCTCGGCGCCGCTCGCGAGCGCAGCGACGTCGCCGATGAGCTTGCCGTAGTAGACGTAGAGGAGGGCTCCCGGGAGCATGCCGACCGACGCCGCGAGATAGTCGGCGAAGCGGACCGTCGACAGGCCGAGCGCGTAGTTCAGCGCGTTGAACGGGATCGCGGGCGAGAGCCGCAGCAGGAACACGATGCGGCGGCCCTCGCGCCTGACGGCGCGATCGAGCGTCGCGAAGAGAAGCGAGCGCGCGAGGCGCGCCTCGACGAGCGGCCGCGCGACCGATCGCGCGAGCCAGAACGCGAGGGCGCCGCCCAGCACCTCGCCGAGGAAGGCGTAGACGGTGCCGGGGCCGAGCCCGAAGACCACGCCCGCCGCCATGGTCGGCAGGGCGCCGGGCACGAAAGCGACGGTGAGCACGACGTAGCCGGCGACGTAGAAGAGCGGGGCCCACGCGCCCTGCTCGGCGACCCACGCCGCGAAGCGCGGGGTCTCGCCGCCGGCCCGCCACACGAGCACGCCGCCCGCGACGAGCAGCGCGAGTCCCGCGGCGGCCCGCAGAACGCGCGATCCGCCGCGGCGGTGGTCGGCGTCCGGCGCCGCGTCGCGCCTGGGGATGCGCGCCGCGCGCTTCTTCACCGGAGGACCGCCACCGGACCGCGCTAGCGCACCGGGCGATCCTTTGCCACCGCGCCGGCCGGCGGCGGCGCGGCATCGAAGCGCGCACTCCGACCGTGACGCCGCGTGCAGCCTATTTCCGGCGGTGCGCCCTGGCGAACGCGGCGGGCAGCGGGCTTTCGTAGCGAACGGTCCTCCGGGTGTCCGGGTGGACGAAGGCGAGGGCCGTCGCGTGGAGGCAGAGGCGGCCGATCGGGTCGGTCTTCGCATGGTACGTCCTGTCGCCGACGACGGGGTGGCCGAGGGCGGCGAGCTGGACGCGGATCTGGTGGCGGCGGCCGGTGCCGAGCGTCAGGTCGAGCAGCGTCGTGGTCTGGCCGCGGTCGCGGACGCGGTAGCGCGTGACGGCGACGCGCGCGCCTTCCTCCGGACCGCGCGCGCGCCGGACGCGGAGGGCGTTGCTCTGCACGATGCGGTCCTCGAGCGTGCCGGCATCCTGGACGACGCGGCCCTCGACGACGGCGACGTACTCGCGCGTGACCGTGCGCGCGGCGAACTGCCGCTGGAGCTCGCGCTTCGCGGCGACCGACTTCGCGAACACGATGAGACCCGAGGTCTGCCGGTCGAGGCGATGCACGATGAGCGGGCGGACCGGCGGGCGCTTCGACGCGAGGTAGCCGTACACCATCCGAAACGCGGTCCGCTCCTGCTCGGTCTCGGTCGCGATGGTGAGGAGATCGGCGGGCTTCTCGACGACGAGGACGTGCGCGTCCTCGTGGACCAGCCGGAGCGGGCGGGGGAGGATGACGCGCGCGACGGTCTCGGCCCCGAGCCGGACCCGGTCGGCGGCGGCGACCTCCCTGCGGCCGTCGCGGACGACGGTGCCGTTCACGGAGACCCGCCCGCGTGCGATCCAATCCTTGCGGCTCACGCCCGAGGCGTCCGGAAAGAGCGTCCGCAGGCGGTCGGCGAGGGTGGGCATCCGGGCCGTGTACCACGTCCCGCGACGCCCCGCGCGTGTCGTCGGGTCGCGGCGTGCTGTGTTGCATCCGATTCGCCGGCGGCTCGCCGGCGCGCCGCTCGGCTTTTCGACCGCGACGATGGTACGGGATTCCGACGGACACGCGCTCCGCGTGATCATCCGGGAGGAGGCCGACGCGAGTGGACACGACCGCCATGGACGAGGCGACCCGCCTCGACGAAGACGCGCAGCGGATCCGCAACTGGAAGCGCTGGGGGCCGTATCTCTCGGAGCGCCAGTGGGGCACGGTGCGCGAGGACTACTCCGAGCACGGCACCGCCTGGGACTATTTCCCGCACGACCACGCGCGCAGCCGCGCCTATCGCTGGGGGGAGGACGGGCTCCTCGGCATCTGCGACCGTGAGTGCCGCCTCTGCTTCGCGCTCGCGCTCTGGAACGGCCGCGACCCGATCCTGAAGGAGCGTCTCTTCGGGCTCGCCGGCCCCGAGGGAAACCACGGCGAGGACGTGAAGGAGCAGTACTTCTACCTGGATTCGACGCCGACCCACTCGTACATGAAGGCGCTCTACAAATACCCGCAGGCGGCCTTCCCGTACGCCGCGCTGGTCGCGGAGAACCGACGGAGAGGCCTCGCCGAACCGGAGTACGAGCTCGCCGACACCGGCGTCTTCGACGCGCAGCGCTACTTCGACGTCCTCGTCGAGTACGCGAAAGCCGGACCGAACGACCTCTGCATCCGCATCACCGTCACGAACCACGGTCCCGACGCCGCGCGCCTCGACCTCCTGCCGACGCTCTGGTTCCGCAATACGTGGTCGTGGGGCCGGACGGGCGAGGGCTACTGGCCGAAGGGGAAGATCCGAAAGGTGAAGGACGGCACCGTCGAGGCCGATCATCCGTCGCTCGAGCGCATGCGCTTCTGGCTGGAGCCCCACGACGGCCGCGCGCCGGAGCTGCTCTTCACCGAGAACGAAACTGATCAGGAGCGCCTGTTCGGGGGGAGGAACGCGACGCCCTACGTGAAGGACGCGTTCCACGCCTTCGTCGTCGGTGGCCGGCGTGACGCGGTGAACCCGGCGGGCGTGGGCACCAAGGTCGCGGCGCACCATCGGCTGGACGTACCGGCGCGAACGAGCGTCACGCTGCGAGCGCGTCTGGCGTCGACCGACGAGGCGCCGCGCACGCCGTTCGGCGCCGCCTTCGAGGAGATCTTCGCGGAGCGCATCCGTGAGGCCGACGCTTTCTACGAGGGCCGCGCGCCCGCGCGCCTCGGCGACGAGGAGCGCCGCGTGATCCGCCAGGGCTACGCGGGCCTCCTCTGGACCAAGCAGTACTACCACTACGTCGTGCGTGACTGGCTCGAGGGCGACCCGTCGCAGCCCCCGCCGCCTCCGGCGCGCCGCACCGGCCGCAACCACGACTGGGTCCACCTGTACAACCGGGACGTCATCTCGATGCCCGACAAGTGGGAGTACCCCTGGTACGCGGCGTGGGACCTCGCGTTCCACATGATTCCCTTCGCGAGCGTCGACCCGCACTTCGCCAAGGAGCAGCTCGTGCTGATGTCGCGCGAGTGGTACACGCACCCGAACGGTCAGATGCCCGCCTACGAATGGGCGTTCGCGGACGTGAACCCGCCCGTTTCGGCGTGGGCGGCGTGGCGCGTCTACAAGATCACCGGCGGCCGCGGCGCGCGTGATCGACTGTTCCTCTCGCGCGTCTTCCAGAAGCACCTCATCAACTTCACGTGGTGGGTGAACCGGAAGGACGTCGAGGGAAAGAACATCTTCGGCGGCGGCTTCCTCGGCCTCGACAACATCGGCGTCTTCGACCGCTCGCGGCCGCTGCCGACCGGCGGGAACCTCGAGCAGGCCGACGGCACGGCGTGGATGGCCTTCTACTGCACGACGATGCTCTCGATGGCGATCGAGCTCGCGCGCGACAACCCCGCCTGCGAGGACCTGGCGTCGAAATTCTTCGAGCACTTCATCGCGATCGTCGACGCGATGAACAGCCTCGGCGGAAGCGGCCTCTGGGACGACCGGGACGGCTTCTACTACGACCAGCTCCACTTGGCGGGCGGCAACGTCCCGCTTCGCATCCGGTCCATGGTGGGCATCATCCCGCTCTTCGCGGCGGAGAATCTGGAGGCCGAGGTCGTGGAGAGCCTGCCCGGCTTCGCGAAGCGCATGCGCTGGTTCATCGAGAACCGGCGGGACCTCGCGAAGTACATCTCCTACTTCGAGGCGCCCGGCGACGATCGCCACGGGCACCGCCTGCTGGCGATCCCGTCGCGCGAGCGTCTCGAGCGGGTGCTCAAGTACGTGCTCGACGAGCAGGAGTTCCTCTCGCCCTACGGCGTTCGCTCGCTCTCGCGCTACCACCGCGAGCACCCGTTCGTGCTGCACGCGGGCGGCGAGGAGCATCGTGTTTCGTACACGCCGGGCGAGTCGAACACCGGCCTCTTCGGCGGCAACTCGAACTGGCGCGGTCCGGTCTGGATGCCGCTCAACTACCTGCTGGTCGAGGCGCTCGAACGCTACCACCACTTCTACGGCGATACGTTGAAGGTCGAGTGTCCGACCGGCTCCGGCCGCTTCCTGAACCTCTCCGAGGTCGCGCGCGAGCTGGCGCGGCGCCTGACCGCGATCTTCCTGCCGGACGCGGCGGGCCGGCGGCCCTGTCATGGCGACGACCCGCGTTTCCGGGACGACCCGGCATGGCGCGAGCTCGTGCTCTTCCACGAATACTTCCACGGCGACGACGGGCGCGGCGTCGGCGCCAGCCACCAGACCGGGTGGACCGCTCTGGCGGTGCGCGGCATCGAATACCTGGCGCGACGAGAGGCGCAGGACGCCGAGGAGAAGGCCGCCGCGGCGTCCCACGGGCGCGTCGCGCAGGGCGGATGACATCCCCATGCGAGCGGTCGCGATCTTCTCCGGACGGCGCGCGGTCGAGCCGATCCAAGCCCCGGATCTCGATCCGCCCGCCGAGGCCATCACGAATGTCATCGCGGTATCCTGACGACGCCGAGTGGCTCGAGCCCGACGGGTGCGGCGGCTTCGCGAGCGGCACCGTCTGCGGCGTGCGGACCCGCCGCTACCATGCGCTCCTGCTCACGGCGACGACCCCGCCGACCGGGCGCATGGTGCTGGTGAACGGCTTCGACGCGTGGGTGTCCGTCGGCGCGCGGCGCGAGGCGCTCTCCGCGCAGCGATACACGCCGGACGTCGTACACCCCGACGGCGCGCGCCGCCTCGTCGCCTTCGCGCCCGACCCGTGGCCGTGCTGGACGTATCGCCTCGACGACGGCACGGTCGTCGAGCAGGAGCTCGTCGTCCGGCACGGTACGCCGCTCGTGCTCGTGGCGTGGCGGCTGGTCGCGCGCGGGCCGGTTCTCGAGCCGGGACATGCGTCGTCCGCGACCGCGCGATCCGGGTCCGTCACGCTGAGCGTCCGGCCGTTCCTCTCCGGGCGCGACTATCATGCGCTCCACCGCGAGAACCCGCGCTTCGACTTCACGGCCGAGGTCGCCGGTGAGCGCGTGCGCTGGCGGCCCTATGCCGGCGTTCCCGCGGTCGTCGCGACGTCGAACGGCCGCTACGTCGACGAACGCGACTGGTATCGGAGCTTCCTCTACGCCGAGGAGCGCGCGCGCGGCCTCGATTGCGTCGAGGACCTCGCGGCGCCGGGCGTCTTCCATTTCGACCTCGACCGCGAGGAGGCGGTGCTGCTGCTCGCCGCTGCGGGTGACGAAGCGAGGGAGGCGACATCCCCCGCGCTCGCGCGGGCGCGCGAGCTCCGCGCCGTCGAGCGCCGCCGCCGCGCCGCCTTCACGAGACGCCTGGAGCGGAGCGCTGACGCGTACCTCGTCGCGCGCGGCGCGGGCCGTACGATCGTCGCGGGCTACCCGTGGTTCACCGACTGGGGCCGCGATGCCTTCGTCGCGCTCCGCGGCCTCTGCCTCGCGACCGGCCGGCTCGACGACGCGCGCGGCATCCTGCTGGCGTGGGCCGACGCGGTGAGCCGGGGCATGCTGCCGAACCGCTTTCCCGATCGCGGCGACGCGCCCGAGTACAACGCCGTCGACGCCGCGCTCTGGTACGTGGTCGCGGCGCACGAGTACGTCGCGGCGCGCGCCGGGGCCGGTGAGCCCGTGCCGGCGGACGAGCGGGAGCGCCTGCGCGCGGCGATCGACGCGATCCTCGCCGGCTACGCCGACGGCACGCGCTTTGGGATCCGCGCCGACGCCGACGGCCTGCTCGCCGCGGGCGAGCCGGGCGTGCAGCTCACGTGGATGGACGCGAAGATCGGCGACCGGGTGGTTACGCCGCGGATCGGAAAGCCCGTCGAGGTGCAGGCGCTCTGGTTGAACGCGCTGCACGTCGGGAGCCGCCACTCCGAGCGCTGGCGGGAACCCTTCGCGCGCGGGCGCGCGAGCTTCCGCGCCCGTTTCTGGAACGAGGAGGCGGGCGGGCTCTTCGACGTCGTCGATTGCGATCATCGCCCGGGCGCCGTCGATCCGGCGTTCCGCCCGAACCAGATCTTCGCCGTCGGCGGCCTGCCCGTCGCGCTCCTCGAAGGCGAGCGCGCGCGGCGGCTCGTCGACGCGGTCGCGGCGCGGCTCTGGACCCCGCTCGGCCTCTGCTCGCTCGCGCCCGGCGAGCCCGGCTACGTCGGGCGCTATGCGGGTGGTGTCCGCGAGCGCGACGGCGCGTATCACCAGGGGACGGTGTGGCCGTGGCTGCTCGGGGCGTTCGTGGAAGCGTGGGTGCGAGTACGCGGCGCGACGCCCGAGGTGAAGCGTACCGCGCGCGAGCGCTTCCTCGCGCCCCTCCGGCGTCATCTCGACGAGGCCGGCCTCGGCCACGTGTCGGAGATCGCCGACGGCGATCCGCCGCACACGCCGCGCGGCTGCCCGTTCCAGGCGTGGTCGGTCGGCGAAGCGCTCCGACTCGACCGTGTCGTGCTGGCCTGAGCGGCGCGCTGCGACGCGACGGCACGGTCCTTGCCGAGTCGGACGCTCGCTGGTACGTCACCCAGCATGCGAATCGTGGCGGCGGTGGTGGCGGGGGCCGTGCTGCTCGCGTCGGGACATGCGGCGCATGGCGCCGAGGCGCGGCGGCAGCGCAGCGAGAAGTGCCTCGAGATCTGCAACTTCACCTTCGAGCAGTGTCAGAAGGACACGAGCCCGAAGGCGAACGAGCGCTGCAACATCGACATCGTCCGCTGCAAGAACGCATGCCCGTTCGTGACGATCGAGGAGCCCGCCGTCCCGACGGCGGTGAGCCACCAGCGCTGCATCGACCGGTGCCGGGACGCGTATCAGAAGTGTCTCCGGCGTCCCGAGAACAAGGGCGGCGGCAAGTGCGCCGCGGACGACGTGCGGTGCGAGCAGGCGTGTCCGAAGCCGCCGGAGCCCGCGGTCGCGGGTGCGCCGGGCGCACCGGCGGCCGGTGGCGCCGCGGCGGGCGCCGCCCCCGCGGCGGTCGCGCCGA
The Deltaproteobacteria bacterium DNA segment above includes these coding regions:
- a CDS encoding response regulator transcription factor, giving the protein MAKTRVLLADDHTVVRQGLRKILESDPEIEIIGEVGDGRGAVEAAKRLRPTVVVIDIGLPGPNGIEATSQITKGTEGVSVLILSMHSDDVYVRQGLKAGAKGYLLKDSEDLDLIKAVKSLARGGSYFSPSVSKVLLAGYLNEPNTTADEDALSRLTGREREVLQLISEGKTNKEIARILSLSINTVESHRKHVMAKLDLHNTAEIVRFAVRKGIVQ
- the mgtE gene encoding magnesium transporter, with product MTNLESTDHLVMLAEMGREDQVQEALRRLHPADAAELLDALEEDDLRARLFAHLDTAQAAAVLSLLGDQSRETLLDTLPEHRLRAFLTALESDDAADLLAELPRAQVERLLRAIPPRLSADVRDLLRYDEESAGGIMQREFVALPAEATVDDAIDAVRRRAADVPDIHNIFVVDPQQKLIGVLPLRLLILANPRTPLRNIMQADPVVAHTGMDQEEVAGLFSKYDLLSLPVIDASGRLAGRITVDDVVDVIEEEASEDIYRLAGLGNEASVHESVRDSVRRRLPWLIVNLGTCFLSASVVAFFEGTIQSLAIAAAFMTMVAGSGGNAGVQTLALVVRGLALGELTFMNARRVLVKELITGALNGLALGIIAAIFAYLWKGVPLIGLVVSLAILGNLCIAALVGVAIPLGLKWCGIDPAVASAVVLTTFTDCCGFFFFLGLLTLLR
- a CDS encoding alpha/beta hydrolase, with the protein product MPRIRTGAVELAYDEVGDGEVVVFISGTSLDRTAWGPQVAVFSDRYRCITIDNRDAGESTQASAAYTPRDMAADVDGLLAALDLPAAHVVGHSLGGAIGQELALAAPDRVRTLTLIGSWARNDEYTRALFRTWKRLRATLDTAAFLEAMLLTGVGHTFLNAIGLEPMVRLFLSAPHPQNAEGFCRQVDADLAHDTLDRLGRIQPPTLVLAGDEDKIFPAHHPRQLADGIGAELLVIPGVGHSPALENAAAVNAALETFFASH
- a CDS encoding TVP38/TMEM64 family protein; translation: MKKRAARIPRRDAAPDADHRRGGSRVLRAAAGLALLVAGGVLVWRAGGETPRFAAWVAEQGAWAPLFYVAGYVVLTVAFVPGALPTMAAGVVFGLGPGTVYAFLGEVLGGALAFWLARSVARPLVEARLARSLLFATLDRAVRREGRRIVFLLRLSPAIPFNALNYALGLSTVRFADYLAASVGMLPGALLYVYYGKLIGDVAALASGAEAPRNAVYWTATLLGLGTTMAVSVALARAARRALREAGAGTAPRVESGAPSRA
- a CDS encoding RluA family pseudouridine synthase, translating into MPTLADRLRTLFPDASGVSRKDWIARGRVSVNGTVVRDGRREVAAADRVRLGAETVARVILPRPLRLVHEDAHVLVVEKPADLLTIATETEQERTAFRMVYGYLASKRPPVRPLIVHRLDRQTSGLIVFAKSVAAKRELQRQFAARTVTREYVAVVEGRVVQDAGTLEDRIVQSNALRVRRARGPEEGARVAVTRYRVRDRGQTTTLLDLTLGTGRRHQIRVQLAALGHPVVGDRTYHAKTDPIGRLCLHATALAFVHPDTRRTVRYESPLPAAFARAHRRK
- a CDS encoding glucosidase, whose protein sequence is MDEATRLDEDAQRIRNWKRWGPYLSERQWGTVREDYSEHGTAWDYFPHDHARSRAYRWGEDGLLGICDRECRLCFALALWNGRDPILKERLFGLAGPEGNHGEDVKEQYFYLDSTPTHSYMKALYKYPQAAFPYAALVAENRRRGLAEPEYELADTGVFDAQRYFDVLVEYAKAGPNDLCIRITVTNHGPDAARLDLLPTLWFRNTWSWGRTGEGYWPKGKIRKVKDGTVEADHPSLERMRFWLEPHDGRAPELLFTENETDQERLFGGRNATPYVKDAFHAFVVGGRRDAVNPAGVGTKVAAHHRLDVPARTSVTLRARLASTDEAPRTPFGAAFEEIFAERIREADAFYEGRAPARLGDEERRVIRQGYAGLLWTKQYYHYVVRDWLEGDPSQPPPPPARRTGRNHDWVHLYNRDVISMPDKWEYPWYAAWDLAFHMIPFASVDPHFAKEQLVLMSREWYTHPNGQMPAYEWAFADVNPPVSAWAAWRVYKITGGRGARDRLFLSRVFQKHLINFTWWVNRKDVEGKNIFGGGFLGLDNIGVFDRSRPLPTGGNLEQADGTAWMAFYCTTMLSMAIELARDNPACEDLASKFFEHFIAIVDAMNSLGGSGLWDDRDGFYYDQLHLAGGNVPLRIRSMVGIIPLFAAENLEAEVVESLPGFAKRMRWFIENRRDLAKYISYFEAPGDDRHGHRLLAIPSRERLERVLKYVLDEQEFLSPYGVRSLSRYHREHPFVLHAGGEEHRVSYTPGESNTGLFGGNSNWRGPVWMPLNYLLVEALERYHHFYGDTLKVECPTGSGRFLNLSEVARELARRLTAIFLPDAAGRRPCHGDDPRFRDDPAWRELVLFHEYFHGDDGRGVGASHQTGWTALAVRGIEYLARREAQDAEEKAAAASHGRVAQGG
- a CDS encoding glycogen debranching enzyme family protein, encoding MSSRYPDDAEWLEPDGCGGFASGTVCGVRTRRYHALLLTATTPPTGRMVLVNGFDAWVSVGARREALSAQRYTPDVVHPDGARRLVAFAPDPWPCWTYRLDDGTVVEQELVVRHGTPLVLVAWRLVARGPVLEPGHASSATARSGSVTLSVRPFLSGRDYHALHRENPRFDFTAEVAGERVRWRPYAGVPAVVATSNGRYVDERDWYRSFLYAEERARGLDCVEDLAAPGVFHFDLDREEAVLLLAAAGDEAREATSPALARARELRAVERRRRAAFTRRLERSADAYLVARGAGRTIVAGYPWFTDWGRDAFVALRGLCLATGRLDDARGILLAWADAVSRGMLPNRFPDRGDAPEYNAVDAALWYVVAAHEYVAARAGAGEPVPADERERLRAAIDAILAGYADGTRFGIRADADGLLAAGEPGVQLTWMDAKIGDRVVTPRIGKPVEVQALWLNALHVGSRHSERWREPFARGRASFRARFWNEEAGGLFDVVDCDHRPGAVDPAFRPNQIFAVGGLPVALLEGERARRLVDAVAARLWTPLGLCSLAPGEPGYVGRYAGGVRERDGAYHQGTVWPWLLGAFVEAWVRVRGATPEVKRTARERFLAPLRRHLDEAGLGHVSEIADGDPPHTPRGCPFQAWSVGEALRLDRVVLA